A window of the Lepus europaeus isolate LE1 chromosome 5, mLepTim1.pri, whole genome shotgun sequence genome harbors these coding sequences:
- the LOC133759196 gene encoding hornerin-like, giving the protein MSKLLQSIISTIDVFYQYASQNGECDMLSKTELKELLENEFHQILKNPDDPDTVDNIMQSLDRDHNKKVNFTEYLLMIFKLAQACNKIIGKDYCQASGSKQRDYSHHHQEEQNETEGEEDKGRESSSRYSSSSAGEQDSYSRSSRGSNKHKLRSNSRKRGHQRGLSSAGHRQSSEERTESSLGHFKDSEKNKHGSHQQDRSESEEIGYSHSRNGRQRSNSANQSESRGEQGHDYHSENQSFSSDQHWSDSDESTGNRRHKKKSDQSPNGQHHGFCPGSSGGQDHKSNSNEPTCCGHESGAGQPYPQIRHETNTRYQSGNCEEQGYCSSSSEPSSYAKHRSNSGQSSSQRRHGSNSSGQSGNWGKQNEGSGSGKSSSFEQHGSGMGHSSHYGKHSSNSSHSSCQRQLGSSSSGQSGYSQQQNHGSERRHSSNYEAYGSESRRSMSSGKNQSSSFQSSTQRKQSSSSSHQSGSYGRQKHGSGTGQSSAFGHQGSIPSCGQHESSSSETSSSSQQGSGLGQPLNHSQHRSGSGQSPSYGQHGSGEGQSSRYGSESGQHSGFGHGCSSGQSSGFGQQGSGLGQSSGYEQHHFGNGQSSTYEKHTSSGQSSGFGQQRSGSGQSSYGQHRSSSGHSSNCGQPGYGLGQPPSPGAHSSNSGQSSQPTSEKTSSCAQHGFSSGQSSNYDQHESASSYPSRFGQYESGSRHSSSHSKHGFGSGFGQHESGSGESSGFSQHESGLGRSSSYGQHGSGSSQSSSHSRHPSGSGQCSGFGQHGSGSGQFSGSSQQASGLGQSSTYGQHGSTSGQSSCCGQQGSSSGQSSGYGQQGSSSSQSSSFGQHGSGSSQTSSHSQQGSGLGQSSRHGQHGSGPSHFSSHSQRRSAGSGHSSGFGQHESGSGESSGFSQHESGLGQSSSYGQHGSGSSQSSSHSRHPSGSGQPSGYGQHGSSSSQSSSFGRHRSGSSQSSSHSQQGSGLAQSSRYGQRGSRSAQSSGSSQQGSGLGQSSTYGQHSSTSGQSSCCGQQGSSSGQSSGYGQHGSSSSQSSSFGQRGSASSQSSRQRQHGSGSREPSGFSQHESGLSQSSSYGQHGSASGHSSSCGQHESSSGQSSRYGRHGSGSSQSSSHSQHHSGLGQSSRYGQRGSGFGQHESGSGESSGFSQHESGLGQSSSYGQHGSGSSQSSSHSRHPSGSGQCSGFGQHGSGSGQFSGSSQQASGLGQSSTYGQHGSTSGQSSCCGQQGSSSGQSSGYGQQGSSSSQSSSFGQHGSGSSQTSSHSQQGSGLGQSSRHGQHGSGPSHFSSHSQCRSAGSGHSSGFGQHESGSGESSGFSQHESGLGQSSSYGQHGSGSSQPSSYGGYSSGTGQSTSYGQHGSFSGHYSSHGQHASGSALNNIDLVVVHHQAQDNAVLDMGNILALNNMVLELVSIQAVNNIFLAHKENGNLTVPVQTAMNSNQEAIIDK; this is encoded by the exons ATGTCTAAACTCCTACAAAGTATTATCAGTACCATTGATGTTTTCTACCAATATGCCAGCCAGAATGGGGAGTGTGACATGTTGAGCAAGACAGAACTGAAAGAACTTTTGGAAAATGAGTTTCACCAAATTCTGAAG AATCCAGATGATCCAGACACTGTAGATAACATCATGCAAAGCCTGGATCGAGACCATAACAAGAAAGTGAATTTTACTGAGTATCTTCTGATGATATTCAAGCTAGCTCAGGCTTGTAATAAAATCATTGGCAAGGATTACTGCCAAGCTTCAGGGTCAAAGCAAAGAGATTACAGTCATCATCACCAAGAGGAACAGAatgaaacagagggagaggaagacaaagggagagaatcctcttCCAGATATTCAAGTTCAAGTGCAGGAGAGCAGGACTCCTATTCCAGGAGCTCCAGAGGAAGCAACAAACACAAACTCAGATCCAACTCCAGAAAACGGGGGCATCAAAGAGGTTTGTCTAGCGCTGGACACAGGCAAAGCTCTGAGGAAAGGACAGAGTCAAGTTTAGGCCACTTCAAGGATAGTGAGAAAAACAAGCATGGCTCTCATCAGCAAGATAGATCTGAGAGTGAAGAAATTGGTTATTCTCATTCAAGAAATGGCAGACAAAGATCAAACTCAGCAAACCAGTCTGAAAGCCGTGGAGAACAAGGGCATGATTACCACTCTGAGAATCAATCTTTCAGTTCTGACCAACACTGGTCTGACTCAGATGAGTCAACAGGAAACAGACGACATAAAAAGAAGTCAGACCAGTCTCCTAATGGGCAACATCATGGATTCTGCCCAGGGAGTAGTGGAGGACAAGACCACAAGTCAAATTCAAATGAACCCACTTGTTGTGGCCATGAGTCTGGTGCAGGCCAGCCCTATCCACAGATAAGGCATGAAACAAATACCAGATATCAATCAGGAAACTGTGAAGAACAAGGATACTGTTCTAGTTCAAGTGAGCCCTCCAGTTATGCAAAACATAGGTCAAACTCAGGACAGTCCTCCAGTCAAAGAAGACATGGATCCAATTCAAGTGGTCAATCAGGGAACTGGGGAAAGCAAAATGAGGGATCCGGATCAGGCAAGTCCTCAAGTTTTGAACAACATGGGTCTGGTATGGGTCACTCATCACACTATGGAAAGCATAGTTCCAATTCTAGTCATTCTTCTTGTCAAAGGCAACTTGGATCCAGTTCAAGTGGTCAATCTGGATATAGTCAACAACAAAACCATGGTTCTGAACGAAGACATTCTTCAAACTATGAAGCATATGGGTCTGAATCACGCAGGTCCATGAGCAGTGGCAAAAATCAGTCAAGCTCTTTTCAGTCCTCCActcaaagaaaacaaagcagcaGCTCAAGCCATCAGTCAGGAAGCTATGGAAGACAAAAGCATGGATCAGGAACAGGACAGTCTTCTGCCTTTGGTCACCAGGGGTCTATTCCATCATGTGGTCAGCATGAATCTTCATCTAGTGAGACCTCAAGCTCTAGCCAACAAGGGTCTGGATTGGGTCAACCTTTGAACCATAGTCAACATAGGTCTGGTTCAGGTCAGTCACCTAGTTATGGCCAACATGGTTCAGGTGAAGGACAGTCTTCAAGATATGGATCTGAATCAGGCCAACATTCTGGTTTTGGACATGGTTGTAGCTCAGGAcagtcttctggctttggtcagCAAGGATCTGGCTTAGGTCAGTCATCAGGATATGAACAACATCATTTTGGAAATGGTCAATCATCAACCTATGAAAAACATACTTCTTCAGGCCAGTCCTCCGGTTTTGGACAACAAAGGTCTGGATCAGGTCAGTCTAGTTACGGCCAACACAGGTCAAGTTCAGGACACTCTTCTAACTGTGGTCAACCAGGCTACGGATTAGGTCAACCTCCTAGTCCGGGTGCACATAGTTCTAACTCAGGTCAGTCATCCCAACCTACTTCAGAAAAGACATCAAGCTGTGCACAACATGGATTTAGCTCAGGTCAGTCCTCTAACTATGATCAGCATGAGTCTGCCTCAAGTTACCCTTCAAGGTTTGGTCAATATGAGTCTGGTTCCAGACATTCTTCTAGCCACAGCAAACATGGCTTTGGCTCAGGCTTTGGGCAACATGAGTCTGGCTCAGGGGAGTCTTCTGGCTTTAGCCAACATGAATCTGGATTAGGTCGGTCTTCTAGCTATGGTCAGCATGGGTCTGGCTCAAGTCAATCTTCTAGCCACAGCCGACATCCTTCTGGATCAGGTCAGTGTTCTGGCTTTGGGCAACATGGGTCTGGATCAGGACAGTTTTCTGGATCCAGTCAACAAGCATCTGGCTTGGGCCAATCCTCGACCTATGGGCAACATGGTTCCACATCAGGACAGTCCTCATGCTGTGGACAACAGGGATCTAGCTCAGGTCAGTCTTCTGGCTATGGTCAGCAAGGGTCTTCCTCAAGTCAGTCTTCTAGCTTTGGCCAACACGGGTCTGGCTCAAGTCAGACTTCTAGCCACAGCCAACAAGGCTCTGGATTGGGTCAGTCTTCAAGGCATGGCCAACATGGAAGTGGCCCAAGTCATTTTTCTAGCCATAGTCAACGCAGGTCTGCTGGCTCAGGTCACTCTTCTGGCTTTGGGCAACATGAGTCTGGTTCTGGAGAGTCTTCTGGCTTTAGCCAACATGAATCTGGCTTAGGGCAGTCTTCTAGCTATGGTCAGCATGGGTCTGGCTCAAGTCAATCTTCTAGCCACAGCCGACATCCTTCTGGATCAGGTCAGCCTTCTGGCTATGGTCAGCATGGGTCTTCCTCAAGTCAGTCTTCTAGCTTTGGCCGACACAGGTCTGGCTCAAGTCAGTCTTCTAGCCACAGCCAACAAGGCTCTGGATTAGCTCAGTCTTCAAGGTATGGCCAACGTGGGTCTAGATCAGCTCAGTCTTCTGGCTCCAGTCAACAAGGATCTGGCTTGGGCCAATCCTCGACCTATGGACAACATAGTTCCACATCAGGACAGTCCTCATGCTGTGGACAACAGGGATCTAGCTCAGGTCAATCTTCTGGGTATGGTCAGCATGGGTCTTCCTCAAGTCAGTCGTCTAGCTTTGGCCAACGTGGGTCTGCATCAAGCCAGTCTTCTAGACAGAGGCAAcatggatctggctcaagagaaCCTTCTGGTTTCAGTCAGCATGAATCTGGCTTAAGTCAGTCTTCCAGCTATGGCCAACATGGCTCTGCATCAGGACACTCGTCCAGCTGTGGCCAACATGAATCTAGCTCAGGTCAGTCTTCAAGGTATGGCCGACATGGGTCTGGCTCAAGTCAATCCTCTAGCCACAGCCAACATCACTCTGGATTAGGTCAGTCTTCAAGGTATGGCCAACGTGGGTCTGGTTTTGGGCAACATGAGTCTGGCTCAGGGGAGTCTTCTGGCTTTAGCCAACATGAATCTGGATTAGGTCAGTCTTCTAGCTATGGTCAGCATGGGTCTGGCTCAAGTCAATCTTCTAGCCACAGCCGACATCCTTCTGGATCAGGTCAGTGTTCTGGCTTTGGGCAACATGGGTCTGGATCAGGACAGTTTTCTGGATCCAGTCAACAAGCATCTGGCTTGGGCCAATCCTCGACCTATGGGCAACATGGTTCCACATCAGGACAGTCCTCATGCTGTGGACAACAGGGATCTAGCTCAGGTCAGTCTTCTGGCTATGGTCAGCAAGGGTCTTCCTCAAGTCAGTCTTCTAGCTTTGGCCAACACGGGTCTGGCTCAAGTCAGACTTCTAGCCACAGCCAACAAGGCTCTGGATTGGGTCAGTCTTCAAGGCATGGCCAACATGGAAGTGGCCCAAGTCATTTTTCTAGCCATAGTCAATGCAGGTCTGCTGGCTCAGGTCACTCTTCTGGCTTTGGGCAACATGAGTCTGGTTCTGGAGAGTCTTCTGGCTTTAGCCAACATGAATCTGGCTTAGGGCAGTCTTCTAGCTATGGTCAGCATGGGTCTGGTTCAAGTCAGCCTTCTAGTTATGGTGGATACAGTTCTGGAACAG GTCAGTCCACAAGTTATGGCCAACATGGGTCTTTCTCAGGTCATTATTCTAGCCATGGCCAACACGCATCTGGCTCAG CTCTGAACAATATCGATCTGGTTGTTGTCCATCATCAAGCTCAGGACAATGCAGTTCTGGATATGGGCAATATTCTAGCTCTGAACAATATGGTTCTGGAACTGGTCAGTATTCAAGCTGTGAACAATATATTTCTGGCTCACAAGGAAAATGGGAATCTAACTGTCCCCGTTCAAACTGCAATGAACAGCAACCAAGAAGCAATTATAGACAAGTAG